The Acidobacteriota bacterium genome includes a window with the following:
- a CDS encoding periplasmic heavy metal sensor — protein MSPNPTPRRNNALSLARTPWVVGVLALLLVAGALALPLSTQAQPPFQNPNAAGPGAGLDQASEGFTGELLVRAAARFLELTEDQQEQTVALLMTARDAAQPLVEEQRGLRMELRDLLSSDNPDATAVGTLVLDLQSGRQDLGAIKDTFESDFRALLTEEQIVRLDAFQAARRFLTVLSKGGRRGAGGDGGGGPEADF, from the coding sequence ATGAGCCCCAACCCCACTCCCCGCCGCAACAACGCTCTCTCTCTGGCCCGCACGCCGTGGGTGGTCGGTGTCTTGGCGCTGCTGCTCGTCGCCGGCGCTCTGGCGCTGCCGCTGTCGACCCAGGCGCAACCTCCGTTCCAGAACCCCAACGCGGCGGGCCCCGGCGCCGGTCTCGACCAGGCCAGCGAAGGCTTCACCGGTGAGCTGCTGGTGCGCGCCGCGGCCCGCTTCCTGGAGCTCACCGAGGACCAGCAAGAACAAACCGTCGCGCTGCTCATGACCGCCCGGGACGCGGCCCAGCCGCTGGTGGAAGAGCAGCGGGGGCTGCGCATGGAGCTGCGGGATCTGCTCTCCAGCGATAACCCCGACGCCACCGCGGTGGGCACCCTGGTGCTCGATCTGCAATCCGGCCGGCAGGACCTGGGCGCCATCAAGGACACCTTCGAGAGCGACTTCCGGGCCTTGCTGACGGAGGAGCAGATCGTCCGCCTGGACGCCTTCCAGGCGGCGCGGCGCTTCCTCACCGTGCTGTCCAAGGGTGGGCGCCGGGGAGCCGGCGGCGACGGCGGCGGAGGTCCCGAAGCGGACTTCTAA